From a region of the Lactuca sativa cultivar Salinas chromosome 4, Lsat_Salinas_v11, whole genome shotgun sequence genome:
- the LOC111883088 gene encoding zinc finger CCCH domain-containing protein 41 isoform X1 — protein sequence MELRVSAQDKEISDDDDDRNHKHRRRDDTRLHSLDDDDDDDDDDVFTKPYKRGSKHSQNGSHSNETWKKYSYNPLEKDKGFSHFSRGPSDLNQKLRVNQQFCVDHGSVWSQSQPFSVDPHGLFAGRGSNSWGPFGLDMNMNMIHHPVGLQATFRPPSLNMGLTRQRCRDFEEQGFCLRGDMCPMEHGMNRIVVEDVQSLSQFNLSVSLPSANLSIAPAGIGPSPPTITTTNSKSSHGKNIKHVVDFSGAAAAADFYDPDQPLWGNASHMPAGPQPNDSLLLDASPSDNPDHELFVSTGTRSYAQGTSRIKTEENMQKNESGNGRKPSQKAQRTLFLSGIPHQSNKRETLISHFKRFGEVIDIYVPLNSERAFVQFSKREEAEAALMSPDAVMGNRFIKLWWANRDNIPFKRKDDSLHNDVNAPVPVSVSDSDHPPKPVAVVANGTKEPSPPLQKKLENLEVLKEELRKKQEMLDQKRNDFRRKLDKLAKQTTFLKGEVAPEQAAKKQKSGGLAESTKAASSDRDTILPSPPDDVAANTNSSKSVGPTQPQNYKTTPLGLSALKESPKLNLKLQSSVAVTVRNHRFKLDNRPTAFKIIPPLPDGLAHVSVLKEHFSAYGDFSKVQLDLDDDIIKTCATIYFTSRHAAEKAFLNGKKWKAHNLHFTWLINSNSNSTTCKHHNSDSSSNQPTSVVLEIPKTDYPQKPLLSSSSGDGELDKREIVKEPEQQQQEESNQSV from the exons ATGGAGCTTAGGGTTTCAGCTCAAGATAAAGAAatcagtgatgatgatgatgatcgaAACCATAAGCATCGTAGAAGAGATGATACAAGGTTACATTCattagatgatgatgatgatgatgatgatgatgatgtattTACAAAGCCATACAAAAGAGGAAGTAAACATTCTCAAAATGGTTCTCACTCCAATGAAACATGGAAAAAGTACAGTTATAACCCTTTGGAGAAAGATAAAGGCTTTTCTCATTTTTCGCGAGGACCTTCAGATTTGAACCAGAAACTTAGGGTAAACCAACAATTTTGTGTTGACCATGGTAGTGTTTGGAGTCAAAGTCAACCATTTTCTGTAGACCCTCATGGTCTTTTTGCAGGGAGGGGTTCAAATTCATGGGGTCCATTTGGATTggatatgaatatgaatatgatcCATCATCCTGTTGGATTACAAGCAACATTCAGACCACCTTCTTTAAACATGGGACTTACAAGACAACGATGTAGGGACTTTGAGGAACAAGGTTTTTGTCTACGAGGTGACATGTGTCCAATGGAACATGGCATGAATCGTATTGTTGTAGAAGATGTTCAG AGCCTCTCACAGTTCAATCTCTCTGTATCACTTCCTAGTGCAAATCTATCTATAGCGCCAGCTGGCATAGGACCTTCACCTCCAACTATCACCACAACAAACAGCAAAAGTTCACATGGTAAAAATATCAAACATGTTGTTGACttttctggtgctgctgctgctgctgacTTTTATGATCCTGATCAGCCTCTATGGGGTAATGCTTCTCATATGCCAGCTGGACCTCAACCAAATGATTCTTTGTTGTTGGATGCTAGTCCATCTGATAACCCTGATCATGAACTCTTTGTAAGCACGGGTACAAGATCTTATGCACAGGGTACAAGTAGAATCAAAACGGAAGAGAATATGCAAAAAAACGAGAGTGGAAATGGGCGTAAGCCTTCACAAAAGGCACAACGGACATTATTTTTGAGTGGCATTCCACATCAAAGTAACAaaagggaaaccctaatttcccattTTAAAAGATTTGGGGAAGTTATTGATATTTATGTTCCGTTAAATAGCGAACGAGCTTTTGTTCAGTTTTCCAAAAGAGAAGAAGCAGAAGCTGCTTTAATGTCTCCTGATGCTGTAATGGGAAATCGCTTTATTAAGCTATGGTGGGCTAATCGTGACAACATACCattcaaaagaaaagatgatTCCCTGCATAATGACGTAAATGCCCCTGTCCCTGTCTCTGTGTCTGATTCTGATCATCCTCCAAAGCCTGTGGCTGTGGTTGCTAATGGCACTAAAGAACCTTCTCCACctttgcaaaagaagctggagaATTTAGAGGTTTTGAAGGAGGAATTAAGGAAAAAACAAGAAATGCTTGATCAGAAAAGGAATGACTTCAGGCGCAAGCTTGATAAACTTGCGAAACAA ACTACATTTCTAAAAGGTGAAGTGGCACCTGAACAGGCTGCTAAAAAACAAAAATCGGGAGGTTTAGCTGAGTCTACAAAGGCTGCAAGCAGTGATCGTGATACCATTCTACCATCACCTCCTGATGACGTGGCAGCTAATACTAATAGCAGCAAATCTGTGGGTCCCACTCAGCCACAaaattacaaaacaacccctcTTGGATTATCAGCATTGAAAGAATCTCCAAAGTTGAACTTGAAATTACAATCATCTGTTGCTGTGACTGTGAGAAATCATCGGTTTAAGCTGGACAATCGTCCAACCGCATTTAAGATCATTCCACCTCTGCCAGATGGCCTTGCTCAT GTTTCTGTTTTGAAGGAACATTTTTCAGCATACGGTGATTTTTCAAAGGTGCAGTTAGATTTAGATGATGACATAATCAAAACTTGTGCCACAATATATTTCACAAGCCGACATGCAGCCGAAAAGGCGTTTTTAAATGGTAAAAAATGGAAAGCTCACAACCTACACTTCACATGGCTAAtaaattccaattccaattccaccACTTGTAAACACCACAACTCAGATTCTTCTTCTAACCAACCAACATCTGTGGTGCTTGAAATTCCAAAAACTGATTATCCCCAAAAACCTTTGTTGTCATCATCATCTGGAGATGGAGAATTGGATAAAAGGGAAATTGTCAAggaaccagaacaacaacaacaagaagaaagtAATCAATCAGTCTAA
- the LOC111883088 gene encoding zinc finger CCCH domain-containing protein 41 isoform X2: MNMNMIHHPVGLQATFRPPSLNMGLTRQRCRDFEEQGFCLRGDMCPMEHGMNRIVVEDVQSLSQFNLSVSLPSANLSIAPAGIGPSPPTITTTNSKSSHGKNIKHVVDFSGAAAAADFYDPDQPLWGNASHMPAGPQPNDSLLLDASPSDNPDHELFVSTGTRSYAQGTSRIKTEENMQKNESGNGRKPSQKAQRTLFLSGIPHQSNKRETLISHFKRFGEVIDIYVPLNSERAFVQFSKREEAEAALMSPDAVMGNRFIKLWWANRDNIPFKRKDDSLHNDVNAPVPVSVSDSDHPPKPVAVVANGTKEPSPPLQKKLENLEVLKEELRKKQEMLDQKRNDFRRKLDKLAKQTTFLKGEVAPEQAAKKQKSGGLAESTKAASSDRDTILPSPPDDVAANTNSSKSVGPTQPQNYKTTPLGLSALKESPKLNLKLQSSVAVTVRNHRFKLDNRPTAFKIIPPLPDGLAHVSVLKEHFSAYGDFSKVQLDLDDDIIKTCATIYFTSRHAAEKAFLNGKKWKAHNLHFTWLINSNSNSTTCKHHNSDSSSNQPTSVVLEIPKTDYPQKPLLSSSSGDGELDKREIVKEPEQQQQEESNQSV, from the exons atgaatatgaatatgatcCATCATCCTGTTGGATTACAAGCAACATTCAGACCACCTTCTTTAAACATGGGACTTACAAGACAACGATGTAGGGACTTTGAGGAACAAGGTTTTTGTCTACGAGGTGACATGTGTCCAATGGAACATGGCATGAATCGTATTGTTGTAGAAGATGTTCAG AGCCTCTCACAGTTCAATCTCTCTGTATCACTTCCTAGTGCAAATCTATCTATAGCGCCAGCTGGCATAGGACCTTCACCTCCAACTATCACCACAACAAACAGCAAAAGTTCACATGGTAAAAATATCAAACATGTTGTTGACttttctggtgctgctgctgctgctgacTTTTATGATCCTGATCAGCCTCTATGGGGTAATGCTTCTCATATGCCAGCTGGACCTCAACCAAATGATTCTTTGTTGTTGGATGCTAGTCCATCTGATAACCCTGATCATGAACTCTTTGTAAGCACGGGTACAAGATCTTATGCACAGGGTACAAGTAGAATCAAAACGGAAGAGAATATGCAAAAAAACGAGAGTGGAAATGGGCGTAAGCCTTCACAAAAGGCACAACGGACATTATTTTTGAGTGGCATTCCACATCAAAGTAACAaaagggaaaccctaatttcccattTTAAAAGATTTGGGGAAGTTATTGATATTTATGTTCCGTTAAATAGCGAACGAGCTTTTGTTCAGTTTTCCAAAAGAGAAGAAGCAGAAGCTGCTTTAATGTCTCCTGATGCTGTAATGGGAAATCGCTTTATTAAGCTATGGTGGGCTAATCGTGACAACATACCattcaaaagaaaagatgatTCCCTGCATAATGACGTAAATGCCCCTGTCCCTGTCTCTGTGTCTGATTCTGATCATCCTCCAAAGCCTGTGGCTGTGGTTGCTAATGGCACTAAAGAACCTTCTCCACctttgcaaaagaagctggagaATTTAGAGGTTTTGAAGGAGGAATTAAGGAAAAAACAAGAAATGCTTGATCAGAAAAGGAATGACTTCAGGCGCAAGCTTGATAAACTTGCGAAACAA ACTACATTTCTAAAAGGTGAAGTGGCACCTGAACAGGCTGCTAAAAAACAAAAATCGGGAGGTTTAGCTGAGTCTACAAAGGCTGCAAGCAGTGATCGTGATACCATTCTACCATCACCTCCTGATGACGTGGCAGCTAATACTAATAGCAGCAAATCTGTGGGTCCCACTCAGCCACAaaattacaaaacaacccctcTTGGATTATCAGCATTGAAAGAATCTCCAAAGTTGAACTTGAAATTACAATCATCTGTTGCTGTGACTGTGAGAAATCATCGGTTTAAGCTGGACAATCGTCCAACCGCATTTAAGATCATTCCACCTCTGCCAGATGGCCTTGCTCAT GTTTCTGTTTTGAAGGAACATTTTTCAGCATACGGTGATTTTTCAAAGGTGCAGTTAGATTTAGATGATGACATAATCAAAACTTGTGCCACAATATATTTCACAAGCCGACATGCAGCCGAAAAGGCGTTTTTAAATGGTAAAAAATGGAAAGCTCACAACCTACACTTCACATGGCTAAtaaattccaattccaattccaccACTTGTAAACACCACAACTCAGATTCTTCTTCTAACCAACCAACATCTGTGGTGCTTGAAATTCCAAAAACTGATTATCCCCAAAAACCTTTGTTGTCATCATCATCTGGAGATGGAGAATTGGATAAAAGGGAAATTGTCAAggaaccagaacaacaacaacaagaagaaagtAATCAATCAGTCTAA